A genomic segment from Pedobacter sp. MC2016-14 encodes:
- a CDS encoding nitroreductase codes for MDSQIEILSNIIKRRRSIFPVSYTSQEIPVEVIEKILESANYAPTHKMTQPWRFIVYRKEGKTKLGLELARIYKEATAPEKFLQKKYDSIAEKFDQSSCVLAINAQLHPEKLPAWEEVAALACAVQNMSLTAEALNVGAYWSSPDTISELGAFMELKENEQCFGLFYMGYHEEEERTAVRTPMSEKVKWVEE; via the coding sequence ATGGATTCACAAATCGAAATATTAAGCAACATCATAAAACGGAGAAGGAGCATTTTTCCCGTAAGTTATACTTCGCAGGAAATCCCTGTTGAAGTCATTGAAAAGATTCTTGAAAGCGCCAACTATGCGCCAACACATAAAATGACCCAACCCTGGAGGTTTATTGTCTATAGAAAAGAGGGGAAAACTAAACTGGGATTAGAATTGGCGCGGATTTATAAGGAAGCAACGGCACCAGAAAAGTTTCTTCAGAAAAAATACGACAGCATTGCGGAGAAATTTGATCAGTCCAGCTGTGTTTTAGCCATCAACGCTCAATTGCATCCTGAAAAATTACCCGCCTGGGAAGAGGTTGCCGCCCTGGCTTGTGCAGTACAAAATATGTCTTTAACTGCCGAGGCTTTAAATGTAGGTGCGTATTGGAGTTCTCCGGATACCATTAGTGAATTGGGTGCATTTATGGAACTGAAGGAAAATGAGCAGTGCTTTGGTTTATTTTATATGGGATATCATGAAGAAGAGGAAAGGACTGCAGTGCGAACACCAATGTCTGAAAAAGTGAAATGGGTAGAAGAATAA
- a CDS encoding GreA/GreB family elongation factor, producing the protein MENLKAGVYQLCLAFIRQRIETAETALAQAQEASNDDTKSSAGDKFETTREMMQQDISRNKGLLADAKQNLQLLNSLEDAPLGVSVRNGSLVYTSAGIFYISIPAGQLTYKDQQVFAISASSPIGQLFFGKKAGDLVSFNKKDYTIKEVL; encoded by the coding sequence ATGGAAAATTTAAAAGCAGGCGTTTATCAACTTTGTCTGGCCTTTATCCGGCAAAGGATTGAAACTGCAGAAACGGCATTGGCCCAGGCGCAGGAAGCCAGTAACGACGACACCAAAAGTAGTGCTGGAGATAAGTTTGAAACCACAAGGGAGATGATGCAGCAAGACATTAGCAGGAACAAAGGGTTATTGGCAGATGCAAAGCAAAATCTGCAATTATTGAATTCTCTGGAAGATGCGCCATTAGGTGTCTCAGTTAGAAACGGAAGCCTTGTTTATACCTCAGCTGGCATTTTTTATATCAGTATTCCCGCCGGGCAGTTGACTTATAAGGATCAGCAGGTCTTTGCCATTTCGGCTTCATCACCTATAGGGCAGTTGTTCTTCGGGAAAAAAGCTGGTGATTTGGTGAGTTTTAATAAAAAAGATTACACTATAAAAGAGGTGTTGTAA
- a CDS encoding glycoside hydrolase family 130 protein → MRLSIERKPVKVYPDPKRVIARFFFNGEERAKEVIKKVLELSDQEVFSIISPLLQEYSKRHRNITKILARNCKRIKPCMDQIEVDYESLDKYQRLLIGSYFTHEYSIESAAFFNPSIVDDPDQSDLVEGEKRVIISFRAVGEGHISSVVFRRALIDRFNNITVMPAGNYIDEAEIIKNAVYNKKLFLKKAIESNIDTRIVNEVGDKLQDKFDYTVLRRLILDSKNLQEDDIMKLEYDKVLWLSDTYHEISFSRDTDISDRVIFPISEFERKGIEDARFVKFVKDDGSIIYYATYTAFDGAMIMPKLLQTTDFYDFKISPLHGTGAQNKNLALFPRKIKGRYAMMSRIDGWNNYLMYSDKITVWDKPVKLQQPQFSWEFIQIGNCGSPIETKDGWLIITHGVGPMRRYCLGASLLDLEDPSIEIGRLSEPLLIPNTDEREGYVPNVLYSCGSIIHNNTLIIPYGLSDYCSSFATVDLQLLLDKLKNSNAPIPIVNE, encoded by the coding sequence ATGAGATTATCAATAGAGCGAAAACCAGTAAAAGTATATCCAGATCCCAAACGCGTTATTGCCAGATTTTTCTTTAATGGAGAAGAGCGCGCCAAAGAGGTGATTAAAAAGGTATTGGAGTTGTCTGATCAGGAAGTTTTTAGTATCATATCTCCGCTTTTGCAGGAGTATTCTAAAAGACACCGAAATATCACCAAAATCCTTGCGCGCAACTGCAAGCGGATAAAGCCTTGTATGGATCAGATAGAGGTTGATTATGAATCCCTCGACAAATATCAAAGACTGCTGATAGGATCTTATTTTACACATGAATACTCAATTGAATCTGCTGCCTTTTTTAATCCCTCTATTGTGGATGATCCGGATCAGTCGGATTTGGTAGAAGGTGAAAAACGCGTTATTATAAGCTTTAGGGCAGTCGGTGAAGGTCATATTTCTTCAGTGGTTTTCCGTCGTGCACTAATAGACCGGTTCAATAACATTACGGTTATGCCTGCAGGTAATTATATTGATGAGGCAGAAATCATTAAGAATGCTGTATACAACAAGAAGCTTTTTTTAAAGAAAGCCATTGAATCTAATATTGATACCAGGATCGTAAATGAGGTAGGGGATAAGCTGCAGGATAAGTTTGATTATACTGTATTAAGGCGATTGATCCTTGATTCTAAGAACCTTCAGGAAGATGATATTATGAAACTGGAGTACGATAAGGTACTTTGGTTATCAGATACTTATCATGAAATCAGTTTTTCAAGAGATACCGATATTTCAGATCGTGTAATTTTCCCGATTTCGGAATTTGAAAGAAAAGGAATAGAGGATGCCAGGTTTGTAAAATTTGTAAAGGATGATGGTTCTATTATCTATTACGCAACCTATACTGCTTTTGACGGGGCTATGATTATGCCTAAGCTTTTACAAACTACAGATTTTTACGATTTTAAAATCAGTCCTTTGCATGGTACAGGTGCCCAGAACAAGAACCTGGCCTTGTTTCCCCGAAAAATTAAGGGTAGATATGCAATGATGTCCCGGATTGATGGCTGGAACAACTACCTGATGTATTCAGATAAGATTACCGTTTGGGATAAGCCCGTTAAATTACAGCAACCTCAGTTTTCATGGGAGTTTATACAAATTGGTAATTGTGGATCGCCTATCGAGACCAAAGATGGCTGGTTAATTATTACGCATGGGGTTGGTCCTATGCGCAGGTATTGCCTTGGTGCTAGCTTGCTGGATCTTGAAGATCCTTCAATAGAAATAGGTCGTTTAAGTGAGCCTTTGCTCATTCCAAATACAGATGAGCGTGAAGGCTATGTGCCCAACGTATTGTATTCATGCGGTTCAATCATTCATAACAATACCCTTATTATTCCTTATGGACTATCAGATTATTGTTCTTCATTTGCTACGGTAGACCTGCAATTGTTGCTGGATAAGCTTAAGAACTCCAATGCACCCATTCCTATTGTAAACGAATAG
- a CDS encoding DPP IV N-terminal domain-containing protein yields the protein MKQYYVILLGAVMMWTTAFSQGQAEKPGAVSRANYQLASRFSPNKLKKMIYSTTVDPHWLKLSNRFWYLYETPAGKEWKIVDVTTRTKKPLFNTAKLAAEITVIVRDPFDAQHLPIDNFKFSKDEKSVTFEIKSTVDQLKKDRKDKKAADSMEKKIYCFNYDLANSKLTEVANFTKPKPKPAWGSVAPDSSAIVFSRNYNLYWMDKLNYQKAVKNEDDSTIVEHQLTKDGLKFYAYGSDGDGENNEENIKNDKKRRNAYVLWSPNSKYFVLNRSDSRKVKDMWVINSIAAARPTLETYKYQLPGEKESPVYELWLFNFELKTGKKLNVAAFKDQTLSAWSAPVLNKDRDNEFRPSVWLGNNSKIYFSRTSRDLKRIDVCTVDISSGKVDQVIEERFNTYVEVNRPGLVNDGKELIHWSERDGWGHFYLFDGAGKLKNQITKGAFHCENIEKIDEKNRVLYFTANGREGKEDPYYLHLYRINFDGSGIKLLNAGDFDHGVSLNDEGQYFVDNFSRVNTVPKSVLIDHNGTKVMDLETTDLSLLMAAGYQFPEPFKVKADDGITDLYGVMYKPFDFDPAKKYPIIEYVYPGPQTEAVNKSFSRSMDRTERLAQFGYIVITVGNRGGNPSRSKWYHTYGYGNLRDYGLADKKAAVEQLSYKYNYIDASKVGITGHSGGGFMSTAAMLVYPDFFKVAVSNAGNHDNSIYNRWWSEKHHGVKEMVTAKGDTTFTYAIDKNPDLAKNLKGQLMIMTGDVDNNVNPANTIRLANALIKAGKRFEFVILPGQRHAFGDYTEYAFWKLADHFNKYLMGDFSNAGQVDILEIDREIEMNGKSGR from the coding sequence ATGAAACAATACTACGTTATTTTATTAGGTGCGGTCATGATGTGGACCACTGCTTTTTCGCAAGGCCAGGCAGAAAAGCCTGGAGCAGTTTCCCGCGCTAACTATCAGCTGGCTTCCCGGTTTTCGCCAAACAAACTAAAAAAGATGATTTATTCTACTACCGTAGATCCACATTGGCTTAAATTGAGTAACAGATTTTGGTATTTGTATGAAACACCTGCAGGTAAAGAATGGAAGATTGTTGATGTGACCACCCGTACTAAGAAACCGTTATTTAATACCGCTAAACTTGCTGCAGAGATTACAGTCATAGTTAGAGATCCGTTTGATGCACAGCATTTGCCAATTGATAACTTTAAATTTTCAAAAGATGAGAAGAGCGTTACATTTGAGATAAAAAGCACTGTAGATCAGCTAAAAAAGGATAGAAAAGACAAAAAGGCTGCAGATTCAATGGAAAAAAAGATCTATTGTTTCAATTACGACCTTGCAAATTCTAAACTAACAGAAGTGGCTAATTTTACCAAGCCAAAGCCAAAACCTGCCTGGGGTTCTGTAGCACCAGATTCTTCTGCAATAGTATTTAGCAGGAATTATAACCTGTACTGGATGGATAAATTAAATTACCAGAAGGCAGTAAAAAATGAAGATGACAGTACCATTGTAGAACACCAGCTAACAAAAGATGGCCTTAAGTTTTATGCTTATGGCAGTGATGGCGATGGGGAGAACAATGAAGAGAATATCAAAAACGATAAAAAAAGGAGAAATGCGTATGTGCTCTGGTCTCCAAATTCAAAATATTTTGTATTAAACAGGTCCGACTCCCGGAAGGTAAAAGACATGTGGGTTATCAATAGCATTGCTGCGGCAAGGCCAACCCTTGAGACTTATAAGTATCAGTTGCCTGGAGAAAAGGAATCTCCTGTTTATGAATTGTGGTTGTTTAACTTTGAGCTTAAAACCGGAAAAAAACTAAATGTGGCTGCTTTTAAAGATCAAACGTTATCAGCATGGTCTGCACCGGTACTAAACAAAGACCGCGATAATGAATTTAGGCCTTCAGTTTGGTTGGGTAACAATAGTAAAATTTATTTTTCACGTACCAGCCGCGATTTAAAAAGAATAGATGTTTGTACGGTAGACATCAGTTCTGGTAAAGTTGATCAGGTAATTGAAGAGCGTTTTAATACTTATGTGGAGGTTAATCGCCCTGGCCTGGTTAATGATGGAAAAGAGCTTATTCATTGGTCTGAGCGTGATGGATGGGGACATTTCTATTTGTTTGATGGCGCAGGAAAGCTGAAAAACCAAATTACAAAAGGCGCATTTCATTGTGAAAATATTGAGAAAATAGACGAAAAAAACAGGGTGCTTTATTTTACGGCCAATGGAAGGGAGGGTAAAGAAGATCCATACTACCTGCATCTTTACCGCATCAATTTTGACGGTTCCGGAATTAAATTGCTCAATGCAGGCGATTTTGACCATGGTGTAAGTCTTAATGACGAGGGACAGTATTTCGTTGATAACTTTTCCAGGGTAAATACGGTTCCAAAATCTGTACTTATAGACCATAACGGAACCAAGGTAATGGATTTGGAAACTACAGATCTTTCTCTGTTGATGGCTGCAGGCTATCAATTTCCTGAGCCTTTTAAGGTGAAAGCAGATGATGGTATCACAGATTTATATGGGGTAATGTATAAGCCCTTTGATTTTGATCCGGCCAAAAAATATCCCATTATTGAATATGTATACCCAGGCCCGCAAACAGAAGCGGTAAATAAATCTTTCAGCAGAAGTATGGACCGTACAGAGCGCCTCGCCCAGTTTGGATACATTGTAATTACTGTTGGAAACAGAGGGGGCAATCCTTCAAGATCTAAATGGTATCACACTTATGGTTATGGAAATTTGCGCGACTACGGTTTAGCAGATAAAAAAGCTGCGGTTGAACAGCTATCCTACAAGTACAATTACATAGACGCCAGTAAGGTAGGCATTACCGGCCACTCGGGCGGTGGATTTATGTCTACTGCCGCAATGCTGGTTTATCCGGATTTCTTTAAAGTGGCCGTGTCTAATGCAGGAAATCATGACAATAGTATTTACAATCGTTGGTGGAGCGAGAAACATCATGGGGTAAAGGAGATGGTGACGGCAAAAGGAGATACAACTTTTACCTATGCCATTGATAAAAATCCTGACTTAGCTAAAAATCTGAAAGGGCAGTTGATGATTATGACTGGTGATGTAGATAATAATGTAAATCCCGCAAATACCATTCGTTTAGCCAATGCTTTAATTAAAGCGGGTAAAAGATTTGAGTTTGTGATCTTGCCTGGACAGCGCCATGCTTTTGGCGACTATACGGAGTATGCTTTTTGGAAACTTGCTGATCATTTCAATAAATACCTCATGGGAGATTTCAGCAATGCAGGGCAGGTAGATATTCTGGAGATTGACCGGGAAATAGAGATGAACGGAAAATCCGGAAGATAA
- a CDS encoding glycosyltransferase family 4 protein gives MSLKIAVLSTVAWRTPPRHYGPWEQMASNLTERLVKAGHEVTLFATGDSLTKAKLDSVIESGYEENRNQDAKVIECLHISNLMEKSNQFDIIHNHFDFLPLSFSALIKTPVITTIHGFSSEKIIPVYQKYNKSSSYVSISDANRHPNLNYLATVYNGIETDEFQFNHTPADYLLFFGRIHPDKGTAEAIEIARQCGRKLIIAGIIQDEAYYRERIQPQLDENIVFTGSAGPEERNKLLSNASALLHPINFDEPFGLSVAEAMICGTPVIAFNRGSMPELIQSGKTGFLVQDTHEAVEAVKELPNINRQYCSDWAIGKFSAKKMADDYVALYHKILNF, from the coding sequence ATGAGTTTAAAAATAGCTGTATTGTCTACCGTGGCGTGGAGAACCCCTCCGCGCCACTACGGTCCCTGGGAGCAAATGGCTTCAAACCTAACAGAGAGATTGGTAAAAGCGGGGCATGAGGTAACGCTTTTTGCAACCGGCGACTCGTTAACGAAGGCCAAACTTGACTCGGTAATAGAAAGTGGTTACGAAGAAAACCGAAATCAGGATGCAAAGGTGATAGAATGTTTGCACATCAGCAACCTGATGGAAAAGTCAAATCAGTTTGATATCATACACAATCATTTTGATTTTTTGCCTTTAAGCTTTTCAGCTCTCATTAAAACACCCGTAATTACCACCATCCACGGCTTCTCTTCCGAAAAAATTATTCCTGTTTATCAAAAATACAATAAGAGCAGCAGTTATGTATCTATTAGTGATGCCAACCGACATCCAAACCTTAACTACCTGGCAACAGTGTACAATGGCATAGAGACAGATGAGTTTCAGTTTAACCATACACCCGCAGATTACCTACTTTTTTTTGGCAGAATCCACCCTGATAAAGGCACCGCGGAAGCCATTGAAATTGCCCGGCAATGTGGTCGTAAACTAATCATTGCAGGAATTATACAAGATGAGGCCTACTATAGAGAACGAATACAACCGCAGCTGGATGAAAATATTGTTTTTACAGGTTCTGCAGGTCCGGAAGAGAGAAACAAGCTCTTATCAAATGCTTCTGCGTTGTTACATCCCATCAATTTTGACGAGCCATTTGGCCTGAGCGTTGCGGAGGCCATGATTTGCGGAACGCCTGTAATTGCGTTTAACAGAGGCTCAATGCCAGAGCTCATTCAATCTGGCAAAACGGGTTTCCTTGTTCAGGATACCCATGAGGCTGTTGAAGCGGTAAAGGAATTACCCAATATCAACAGACAATACTGTTCTGACTGGGCGATTGGTAAATTTTCAGCAAAAAAAATGGCAGATGACTATGTAGCCCTCTACCATAAAATTTTAAACTTTTAA
- a CDS encoding peptidylprolyl isomerase translates to MSIKPNTVVSLTYELHTTNEEGQQVFVEKADEQNALVFLYGTGMMLPKFEEHLAGLNVGDEYSFELTAADGYGEQDPGAFADLPKDMFAEVDLPAVGDVIPLQDNQGNHFRAGVTAIHEDTVSVDLNHPMAGKNLIFAGTILAVREATADELSHGHAHGADGHSGH, encoded by the coding sequence ATGAGTATTAAACCCAATACAGTAGTATCATTAACGTATGAATTGCATACAACTAATGAAGAAGGACAACAAGTTTTTGTAGAAAAGGCCGATGAGCAAAATGCTTTGGTTTTTTTATATGGTACAGGAATGATGCTGCCAAAGTTTGAGGAGCATCTAGCAGGTTTAAATGTAGGTGATGAATATAGTTTTGAGTTAACTGCAGCAGATGGATACGGTGAACAAGATCCTGGTGCTTTTGCAGATTTACCTAAAGATATGTTTGCTGAAGTTGATCTTCCAGCTGTAGGAGATGTGATCCCTTTGCAAGATAACCAGGGAAACCACTTCAGAGCAGGTGTAACAGCCATTCATGAAGATACCGTTTCTGTAGATTTAAATCACCCGATGGCAGGTAAAAACCTGATTTTTGCTGGTACTATCCTTGCAGTTCGTGAAGCGACTGCTGATGAATTGAGCCATGGTCATGCACATGGTGCAGACGGACATTCAGGTCACTAA
- a CDS encoding ABC-F family ATP-binding cassette domain-containing protein — protein sequence MISVSNLSLRYGKRTLFEDVNLKFNQGNCYGVIGANGAGKSTFLKILSGEVSQTSGSVAFTPGERMAVLKQNHHEFDDFSVIETVMMGHKELYDIMKEKDAIYLKEDFSDKDGERAGELENRFAEMDGWNMESNAATMLSNLGIKEEHHYKMVKELDGKQKVRVLLAQALFGNPDILLLDEPTNDLDIETIAWLENFLADYQNIVLVVSHDRHFLDAVCTHIVDIDFSKMNIYSGNYSFWYESSQLALKQRSDQNKKLEEKVKELQEFIQRFSANASKSKQATSRKKALDKIDISEIKASSRKYPAILFNNLGREAGDQILQVENLSKTVNGEVMFKNINFMVNKGDKIAVLSQNSLATAAFYDVLTGRDKDYTGEYKFGITISVADIPNDNEPYFEGKDENLVDWLREYSGTDQDEQFVRSFLGRMLFSGEEVLKNVKVLSGGEKMRCMFSQMMLKHANLLLFDEPTNHLDLESITALNNGMKDFRGTILFTSRDHALTESVATRIIEITPKGTIDKMMTYDDYINSDEVAALRAEMYK from the coding sequence ATGATTTCAGTTTCTAATTTATCACTGCGTTACGGAAAACGTACTTTATTTGAAGATGTAAACTTAAAATTTAACCAGGGCAATTGCTATGGGGTAATTGGAGCTAACGGCGCAGGTAAATCTACTTTTCTTAAAATTTTATCGGGCGAAGTGAGCCAGACTTCCGGAAGTGTAGCCTTTACACCTGGCGAACGCATGGCCGTTTTAAAACAAAACCACCACGAGTTCGATGATTTTAGCGTAATTGAAACGGTGATGATGGGCCACAAGGAATTGTATGACATCATGAAAGAGAAAGATGCCATTTATTTGAAAGAAGATTTTTCTGACAAAGATGGAGAGCGTGCCGGAGAACTGGAAAACAGGTTTGCAGAGATGGATGGGTGGAACATGGAAAGCAATGCAGCAACCATGCTGAGCAACCTTGGTATCAAGGAAGAGCATCATTATAAAATGGTGAAAGAATTAGATGGTAAGCAAAAAGTACGTGTGTTATTGGCTCAGGCACTTTTTGGTAACCCGGACATTTTATTACTGGATGAGCCAACCAACGACTTGGATATTGAAACCATTGCCTGGTTGGAGAATTTCCTGGCAGACTATCAGAATATTGTACTTGTGGTATCTCACGACAGACACTTTCTTGATGCTGTATGTACGCATATTGTAGATATAGATTTCAGTAAAATGAACATCTATTCTGGTAACTACAGCTTCTGGTATGAATCTAGTCAATTGGCGCTGAAACAACGCAGCGACCAGAATAAAAAACTGGAAGAAAAAGTTAAGGAACTTCAGGAATTTATCCAACGCTTTAGTGCCAATGCTTCTAAATCAAAACAAGCTACTTCCCGTAAAAAGGCTTTAGATAAAATTGACATTTCAGAAATTAAAGCTTCCAGTCGCAAATACCCTGCAATTTTATTCAATAACCTGGGTAGAGAAGCTGGTGACCAGATTTTACAGGTAGAGAACCTTTCGAAAACTGTAAATGGTGAAGTGATGTTCAAGAACATTAACTTTATGGTGAACAAAGGCGACAAAATAGCTGTCCTTTCTCAGAACAGTTTGGCAACTGCTGCTTTTTATGATGTACTAACTGGCAGAGATAAGGATTATACAGGTGAATATAAATTTGGAATTACCATCAGCGTTGCTGACATTCCGAACGATAATGAGCCATATTTTGAAGGTAAGGATGAAAACCTGGTGGACTGGCTGCGTGAGTACTCGGGCACAGACCAGGACGAGCAGTTTGTAAGAAGTTTTCTGGGCAGGATGTTGTTCTCAGGAGAAGAGGTTTTAAAAAATGTGAAGGTACTATCCGGAGGGGAAAAAATGCGTTGCATGTTCTCTCAAATGATGCTTAAACATGCCAACTTATTGCTTTTTGATGAGCCAACCAATCACCTGGATCTGGAGTCGATTACAGCGCTAAACAACGGTATGAAAGATTTTAGAGGAACTATTTTGTTTACCTCCCGAGATCATGCCTTGACTGAATCTGTTGCCACCCGCATTATTGAAATTACGCCAAAAGGCACCATTGATAAGATGATGACGTATGATGACTACATTAACAGTGATGAAGTTGCTGCCTTGAGAGCAGAGATGTACAAATAA
- a CDS encoding polysaccharide deacetylase family protein, with amino-acid sequence MKHHLLNLALAALILTAGCQSKSQTSAADSKDSTSTNSTTNATENSAETAQSIDVSKIKVADAKTILARKQVPILCYHQVRNWTPKDGKVGKDYIVEIQNFKDQIKMLSDSGYHTISPDQLYAYLNTGAALPSKPIMLTFDDTDMDQFTIAAPTLKKYGYKAMYFIMTVSIGRKGKFVDYMTKEQIKQLSDEGNVIGSHTYDHKNFKKYQGKDWEEQLDKPTKKLEEITGKKMTEFAYPFGLWNAEGFPELKKRGFRMAFSLADKRDQNYPLYTVRRIIASGYWSPKTLSNAIRNSF; translated from the coding sequence ATGAAACACCATTTATTAAACCTTGCCCTGGCCGCGCTAATTTTAACTGCCGGCTGCCAATCTAAATCTCAAACTTCTGCCGCCGATAGCAAAGACAGCACCTCAACAAATAGTACCACTAACGCTACAGAAAACAGTGCAGAAACGGCTCAATCCATTGATGTAAGCAAAATTAAAGTTGCAGATGCTAAAACCATACTGGCACGCAAACAAGTTCCTATTTTATGCTACCATCAGGTGCGAAACTGGACACCGAAAGATGGAAAAGTAGGTAAAGACTATATTGTAGAGATTCAAAATTTTAAAGACCAGATCAAAATGCTGTCGGATAGTGGCTACCACACCATCTCTCCTGATCAGTTGTATGCGTATTTAAACACAGGTGCAGCACTGCCATCTAAACCTATTATGCTGACTTTTGATGATACAGACATGGACCAGTTTACTATTGCTGCCCCTACACTTAAAAAGTACGGCTATAAGGCAATGTATTTTATCATGACGGTTTCTATTGGCCGCAAAGGAAAATTTGTAGACTATATGACCAAGGAACAAATCAAACAATTATCTGATGAAGGAAATGTTATTGGAAGCCACACTTACGATCACAAAAACTTTAAGAAATACCAGGGTAAAGATTGGGAAGAGCAATTGGACAAGCCGACAAAAAAACTGGAGGAGATTACAGGAAAAAAGATGACAGAGTTTGCTTATCCTTTTGGATTGTGGAATGCTGAAGGTTTTCCTGAACTGAAGAAACGTGGCTTTAGAATGGCTTTCTCATTAGCTGATAAACGTGATCAAAACTATCCGTTATATACAGTAAGAAGGATTATTGCAAGTGGATACTGGAGTCCAAAAACTTTAAGTAATGCCATTAGAAACAGTTTCTAA
- a CDS encoding outer membrane beta-barrel protein, with protein sequence MKKLVLSLLAVSAIAFTTQAQTEKGNFVVGGTVQYQSEKVDGANKADKTFQIVPSVGYFVANNIAVGTGIGYQYAKDYTTVASVQTSAFVVSPFARAYKGVSDQFKFFGQLSVPMSFGNNKVGDVNGDNMTKTGKNNTIGIALSPGFAFFPTKSFGIEFAVQGISYNDNKLENANGDKISGSKDFNIGADFFAPKIGVQFYF encoded by the coding sequence ATGAAAAAATTAGTATTATCATTACTTGCAGTTTCTGCAATTGCATTTACTACTCAGGCACAAACTGAAAAAGGAAATTTTGTTGTTGGTGGAACCGTTCAGTACCAATCAGAAAAAGTAGATGGAGCAAATAAAGCAGACAAAACTTTTCAAATTGTTCCTAGTGTAGGTTATTTTGTGGCTAACAATATTGCTGTGGGTACCGGAATTGGATACCAATATGCAAAAGATTATACAACTGTTGCATCTGTTCAAACCAGCGCTTTTGTAGTAAGTCCTTTTGCACGTGCCTACAAAGGTGTGAGTGATCAGTTTAAATTCTTTGGCCAGTTGTCAGTACCAATGTCATTTGGCAATAATAAAGTTGGCGATGTTAATGGTGACAACATGACCAAGACTGGCAAAAACAACACTATAGGTATTGCTTTATCTCCAGGTTTTGCTTTCTTTCCAACTAAAAGTTTCGGTATTGAGTTTGCTGTTCAAGGCATTAGCTATAACGACAATAAGTTAGAAAATGCAAATGGTGACAAAATCAGCGGAAGCAAAGATTTTAACATCGGCGCGGACTTCTTTGCACCAAAAATTGGTGTTCAGTTCTATTTCTAA